One Leopardus geoffroyi isolate Oge1 chromosome B1, O.geoffroyi_Oge1_pat1.0, whole genome shotgun sequence DNA window includes the following coding sequences:
- the RASL11B gene encoding ras-like protein family member 11B, translated as MRLIQNMCTIAEYPAPGSAAAADCCLGAAGRRLVKIAVVGASGVGKTALVVRFLTKRFIGDYERNAGNLYTRQVQIEGETLAIQVQDTPGIQVHENSLSCSEQLNRCIRWADAVVIVFSVTDYKSYELIGQLHQHVQQLHLGARLPVVVVANKADLLHIKQVDPQLGLQLASVLGCSFYEVSVSENYNDVYNAFHVLCKEVSHKQQPSSTPEKRRTSLIPRPKSPNMQDLKRRFKQALSAKVRTVTSV; from the exons ATGCGCCTCATTCAGAACATGTGCACCATCGCCGAGTATCCCGCCCCGggcagcgccgccgccgccgactGCTGCCTGGGGGCGGCGGGCCGCCGCCTGGTCAAGATCGCGGTGGTGGGGGCCAGTGGTGTGGGCAAGACCG CTCTGGTGGTCCGCTTCCTCACCAAACGATTCATTGGTGACTACGAAAGGAACGCAG GTAATCTCTATACCAGACAAGTCCAAATAGAAGGTGAAACCCTGGCTATTCAGGTTCAAGACACGCCAGGTATTCAG GTCCACGAGAACAGCCTGAGCTGCAGCGAGCAGCTGAATCGGTGCATTCGCTGGGCAGATGCCGTGGTGATCGTGTTCTCCGTCACTGACTACAAGAGCTATGAACTCATCGGCCAGCTCCACCAGCACGTGCAGCAGCTACACCTGGGCGCCCGGCTGCCCGTGGTGGTCGTGGCCAACAAAGCTGACCTGCTGCACATCAAGCAGGTCGACCCTCAGCTCGGACTGCAGCTGGCCAGCGTGCTGGGCTGCTCGTTCTATGAAGTGTCGGTCAGCGAAAACTACAACGACGTCTACAACGCTTTCCACGTCCTGTGCAAGGAAGTGAGTCACAAACAGCAGCCCAGCAGCACACCAGAGAAGCGGAGAACCTCCCTCATTCCCAGGCCCAAGTCCCCCAACATGCAGGACCTGAAGAGGAGGTTCAAGCAAGCCCTCTCTGCCAAAGTGAGGACTGTCACCTCCGTCTGA